ATCATTATACTTTTATCGACAGAAGAAGGGCCACTATGAAGTAATAATGAATAACAAGGTCCTTTCTCTTGTCAAAGACGCAGAGGGACATTACAAGGAGCTTCAGAAAGACCGTCTCGTATGTTCGATGGTGGAAGAAGGCATCAAACGTACCAGACAGTATTTCTCAAGTTCCTGGTAATGTACCAGAcattgaattaaattaaattaaatttgaagtCAATTCAATTGCAAACTGGTTCCATAGTGTTTTTCGGTTTGACAAATGATCCATAGAGTTACCACTAAGGTACAAGGCTCTTCACAGAGAAGAACAGAAAACTAAAAGCGAGCAGTGAAAAAGGTAACTGTTATTCATATCTACCTAAACTATCTGCCGATACCTTTGAAGCATGTCCTTGTGCTGCCAGCTCCAACATGGTAATTTGAACAGCACCGGGCTGCTCTGGTCCACGTGGAACCTAAATATCACTAGAATTGTTCACAAAGAACGTTGCATCTCGTGTTTTACGAACAGGTTCAAGCATGGAACAAGACAGCCAATTGAAAAGATATCTGGAAGGGGACAGCAAACATGTAACTTGGATCAATTTATCTCCAGGGTTCACTGACTAAACTAAATAACCTGATAGACTATCCTTGCATGTATATGAAAGACTGGAGCAATAGAATAACATTTAGTTGAGATTTCAGGTCAAGCAAGAATACCAAGATGTATCATTTATACTGAAAGAAAAATGGTAGGAAGAAGGTTTCATTACCAATCATGCAATACACCAACAAAACCCCTGTCCATGATCAAGGGAAGGTAGTTTGGTCCATTTGTAGGGACCACATTCATGTTTTCTGCACCAATGtatctccctctctctccctcaaccctaaaccctaaaataAAAGATTCCAAATCTTAAAGATTCCACCTGCTGATGCCACCCAACCAGTGAGATTAATGCTCAGAGGACGTCCAACCTTTCAGCCTCCAACTGTAAGTCTCTATTTTCAGCCGTGGAACTAGGCGTTTAGCTATTGGGTGAGAGGGCTAATTAGGGACAGAATTGtgtgtatctatatatataatataagaaaagaaaagtaagtgcATTTTTGGGGGAGCCACTTGTATACATAATTAAACTTTATCCTCAAATGTAAAGGAAAATTTAAAGCATTTAGAAAATCTTGGGGGAGCAATGGCCCCCTCAAGCTATAACATGGCTTTGTCTGTCAATAATCAACCCATAGCACTTTGCCAAGAGGCCAATGAAATCAGGATATCAACTTTTTACACTTTGAAGACATAAGtacaaaataaaactaaataaaacttcaattgaaatattgaagaaaaaaggtgacactaaatgaaaaaagaaagtatcACTAGGTTAAAATGATGTAGACAAATCTTGAGACAGTGACCTCATTGTCCACCTAGTTGCACCTCAGCATGATATTAAATGTCACTAATTGATATCATATTAAAGTTCTACAAATATAATGGTGTAATGTATTTGTATAGGAACCCTTGAACAGGATCTCGATTAATTTGCATGCCCAAAAGCATTGTAATAAGGAGAGATGGGGGGATgagatatgtgtgtgtgtgtgtgtctgtgtgtctGTGCATGTTTGcggtgtgtgtgtttgtgtcaGTGTGCCCGCATGCTCCAATGAATTACCTGATTATTTGAGCACAGGCATAGTTGAGTTTAGTCATACTAGGAGGAAAAAAATCTGAGGCATAAGAATGCCTCCTTGAACGACGAAATTTGCTAGTACCCTTAATAACTGTCATTAAACCAATTCCATCTTCCTGCACAATGTCAGAAAACAGTGCAGTCAATTTGTTTTCCCACAATAAAAGAGGGCATGAAGCTTTAGTGTGTGCTTGATATGCAGTCCGTTATGCGGCTTATGCCTAAAAGGGTAGTTGATCTAAAGGGCTGTTGGAAGGGGCATTTTTGAAGGCAATTCCTCTGTTCATCATGTGGATTATTTTGAAGGAATAGAATAACCGGACGTTTGAAGGTCTTGAACGATCTACAATGGagataaatatgattttttatgcACTCTATATCATTGGATGGCTACTTTGGCCATTCTTTCTCTACTTTGCTGGATTTTCTtgattgttgtattttttactaatttatgaTGCAGCTTTAGTACACAACACGTGTACTTGCAggcacctctttttttttttttttttttcctttccttttctattttagaagtgccaagagccttgtagctcaattggcacctcctAGTGTTTCCAAAGGAGATGTCCATCCCCTCTCCTCCATTGAAACcattgaattatccaaaaatagaaaaagaaattttgaagcAATTCAATGTTGGCACCATacatatcaaatgaaaaaagtaGTCAACCAATTTTCCATGGGACAAACTGAAGCCAGAACAAATGGAAAAGGATGTTAGTGGACTTGGGATTCAACCAGGTTGGATTAGGTGATTTCAACGAAAGTAACTATTTGGCCAATATGACTAAAAGTACCAATCTAAGGAAGTCAATGTTCATGAAAATCTAGGTGTCACCAGCAGGTTTACTAACGTGGAAGTGATGATGAGAGCTAATTATGAGATTATATGATAGATGTACATATTCTCACTTACCAATAAAAGGGTATGCCCATTGTCCTTGAAGTGACGAACAACACAATCTTGTAATGAGTTCTTAAGTCGTTCAGCTTCATCTCTACTAGGAAGCATGTTATCCTTGCCACTGAAATGCAAATACTTCATCAATCTTTACAATCAATTAAGATTTACCACTATAAAAGTAAATTCAGTATCTCAGCAAGTAAAATCTAGAGAGAAGAAAAACCTAGCCAAGACAAGAACTTCGGCTTTAACAGCATGGAGACGGGAATTGGCATAAGCAGCAGCTGATTTAAGCAGCTTCAGCTTCCAAAGAAGAGTGTCCCTTGGTATAATATCATCAAAACCCtgacaacaaaatggagtgatGCAAAATTCATATTGACATCTTACTAGAGTCCTGACACCACAAATATTAATTGGGCTGCTtcaataagtaatttttttttaaaaatacacatTGTAAAGCAAATGAACTAAGGTATTAACTTAggctagaaaaaataaaacacatccCAACCAGCAATCCTTCTGTACGCAGAAGCTAGTATTTTTACCAGCAACCTTGAACCCATATTATAGGTGATCAAAACTTGACATGTTCTGGTAATGCAAGTGAGACATATTGAATAAATGTATCTCATCAAACTCTTCAACTGTAGGACTCAATAGGCTTGGTTCCCCAGTAAAGGAGATTTGCTGAATGTGCAGCAAAAAGaggtttttttctcttttctttctttattatttattatatttttatgagaCTACTTTTTCTCATTGTGTATGTCAAGTATTCCATTTTTGCTGTCCCAAAATAATTCTCCGTCATTAATTACTGACTCCCCAATATAACCCTGTTctctatattatttaaatttgaattctaaaaagTTTACAACAGAAATGTtgaaacttatttatttttgtgtgagaTACAAAATATTAAATGATGTTCTTTTAGAAAGTTAGGACTTTCTAAACTGGACATACAAAATGGGACAAAGGAAATATCTTCTAATGATATATAACTAAGCTACAAGAAAGATAAAGCACAGTAGATAAAAGATTTTTGTGGCCAGGCAGCTAATAATTACAGAAACTTCCGTAAATGGAAACTAAAGAGAGTACAACTAAACTAtgccaaaaatacaaaacaaaaggcaaaaaagcAACACTAGttgaaaataatagaaattgAAGCAGAAGGAGAGAAATTAATCTATGAAAACACGAAATAAAAAAGGGGAAACCCAATTGGCAAGCATTCCATACAGAAAGATATGGTAACAACCCAATGAGGCTGCGAGACAGCCTCTCAAATCTTTGCCCAGGAGGAAAACTGCTTTCAATATTGACTGCAGCCATCTTCACTGGATCACCTGATgtcaaaatagaaaattatatatcagaaaaagagaaatttgtGACTGCAAAAAGTGACACGGGATAAAAACACATCTAAATTTAAGGGAAAATAATAATGCAAATCTATTAAAGCagaattcaataaataaaatttattaacaaaaatgtGATTAAATAAATTAGGTCAGTAAGGATTAAAAATCAGTTCAACCAAATAGACTCAAGTTGTTCCCAGGGTTTGTTCAACTGTGAGTATAGATAGGAGCAGTACAAAActtattgttataaaatatgCATTTAAAAGCACTTCATtcaaataaatcatttttaagttgACCAACAGACAAGATTCAAGGTTTCACTCAGGGTAAGAATACAGAAATAAACTAAGATGATCAAATTTTTATGAACATGCTAGcaacaatattaaaaaagaattgaTATCAAATCAAGCACCTAAGAGCAGCAGCACCAAATATCACAGCAACTGAATTCATATTTCATACACCATAGTAGCTGATTACTTGGCATGAGGTATTCCTAAGACTAAAGGCACAGTGAATTCGTTAAATTAGCAATAATGTATCCAATTTTTTCACGCGTTGAAGAATTCCACAAGTGGACTTAAAGGGGACAGATTAGGTACCCATGATAGAGCTAAGAAGATAGGGAACTACACTATGGAGTCCATCAGGCATAGCCTCCAAGATAGGAAACAATGGTTGCAGCTGAGACCTGCCAAATGATGTTGCTAAAAACAAATACCAAAAGCTCAGGATTTCTCAGATAATCAACCATTGATCATCAAACAGAAACATACCAAGATtatatttataagaaaaaaaatgaactgcaTATCAGGAATCTAACCTGGATTTGATAATATCAGAACTAGGTCAATGGCAGGATTACGAGAAGCAACAGCAAGTGCTAGGCATCCTCCAAAGGAATCCCCAACCAAATAAATTGGCTTATGTGGAGATAAGGCATGTTCAAAGCTGACAGTTTCTTCTACAAGTTT
This DNA window, taken from Quercus robur chromosome 2, dhQueRobu3.1, whole genome shotgun sequence, encodes the following:
- the LOC126713783 gene encoding phytyl ester synthase 1, chloroplastic-like, with product MPDGLHSVVPYLLSSIMGDPVKMAAVNIESSFPPGQRFERLSRSLIGLLPYLSGFDDIIPRDTLLWKLKLLKSAAAYANSRLHAVKAEVLVLASGKDNMLPSRDEAERLKNSLQDCVVRHFKDNGHTLLLEDGIGLMTVIKGTSKFRRSRRHSYASDFFPPSMTKLNYACAQIIR